The proteins below are encoded in one region of Ornithinimicrobium avium:
- the mvaD gene encoding diphosphomevalonate decarboxylase codes for MSAVTARAHPNIALIKYWGKKDEELILPVAGSLSLTLDAFATTTSVELREGLAEDRLELDGLVRDGEQLARVSAFLDHVRSLAGASGRAVVRSVNEAPTAAGLASSASGFAALAMAASAAYGLDLDARGLSRLARRGSGSAARSLVDGVAVWHAGTDDESSYAEAVPAPPMGMVIATVDGGPKAVSSREAMRRTVQTSPYFSAWVSSTEDYLERMVTACRAGDFTTIGQLTEAHALRMHALIASTEPPIRYLRPRSVEVFDAVAGLREDGVEAWATADAGPNVAVLVQPQGAAETAARLAAIVGVDQVRVVGAGPGAHLLPEGCEVPPAPGTGTQE; via the coding sequence ATGAGCGCCGTCACCGCGCGCGCCCATCCCAACATCGCGCTGATCAAGTACTGGGGCAAGAAGGACGAGGAGCTCATCCTGCCGGTCGCCGGAAGCCTCAGCCTGACGCTCGACGCGTTCGCGACCACGACGAGCGTGGAGCTGCGCGAGGGCCTCGCCGAGGACCGCCTCGAGCTCGACGGCCTCGTCCGGGACGGGGAACAGCTGGCACGCGTGTCCGCCTTCCTCGACCACGTGCGCTCGCTCGCCGGGGCGAGCGGGCGGGCCGTGGTCCGCTCGGTCAACGAGGCGCCGACCGCCGCCGGCCTGGCCTCGTCCGCCTCCGGCTTCGCCGCGCTGGCCATGGCGGCCTCCGCCGCCTACGGGCTGGACCTCGACGCCCGGGGGTTGAGCCGGCTGGCCCGCCGCGGCTCGGGCTCGGCCGCCCGGTCCCTGGTCGACGGCGTGGCGGTCTGGCACGCCGGCACGGACGACGAGTCGTCCTACGCGGAGGCGGTGCCCGCGCCGCCGATGGGGATGGTCATCGCCACCGTGGACGGCGGACCCAAGGCGGTCTCCAGCCGGGAGGCGATGCGCCGTACGGTGCAGACCTCGCCCTACTTCTCCGCCTGGGTGAGCAGCACCGAGGACTACCTGGAGCGGATGGTCACGGCGTGCCGCGCCGGCGACTTCACCACGATCGGGCAGCTCACCGAGGCGCACGCGCTGCGGATGCACGCGCTCATCGCCTCCACCGAGCCGCCGATCCGCTACCTGCGCCCCCGCAGCGTCGAGGTCTTCGACGCGGTCGCCGGGCTGCGCGAGGACGGCGTGGAGGCGTGGGCGACCGCCGACGCGGGACCCAACGTGGCCGTGCTTGTCCAGCCGCAGGGCGCCGCGGAGACGGCCGCGCGGCTGGCCGCGATCGTCGGTGTCGACCAGGTGCGCGTCGTCGGCGCCGGGCCTGGAGCGCACCTGCTCCCCGAGGGCTGCGAGGTGCCGCCGGCCCCGGGGACGGGGACCCAGGAGTGA
- a CDS encoding phosphomevalonate kinase, whose protein sequence is MICTSAPGKLYVAGEYAVVDPGQPAVLVAVDRRLTVRLDEPAEAGVGRVHSDVYPTGPLTWGREAGSGEVVVAHDARDHVGATLRTVDRLRAERGLAPGCFDVRISSDLEDEEGRKLGLGSSGAVVVALVAALDRFYRLGLTPVQRFQVALLATVQVSPRASGGDLAASTFGGWVRYTAPDRATLARALPLEPVSALLGSDAWETFDVQQLPVPPDLDLLVGWTGSPASTDLLVAGVHGVDADAVARRADFLAASSDCVGDLVAGLRCDPARAMDAVRRARRLLQELGRDSGTTIETERLRVLCAVAEQHGAAAKPSGAGGGDCGVALVPAAASSAGILAGWEAHGIRHLDLSVSPPSERSPGP, encoded by the coding sequence GTGATCTGCACCAGCGCCCCCGGGAAGCTCTACGTCGCCGGCGAGTATGCCGTGGTCGACCCCGGCCAGCCGGCCGTCCTCGTGGCCGTGGACCGGCGGCTGACGGTCCGGCTGGACGAGCCCGCCGAGGCGGGCGTGGGCAGGGTTCACTCCGACGTCTACCCCACGGGTCCGCTCACCTGGGGCAGGGAGGCCGGCAGCGGGGAGGTCGTGGTCGCCCACGACGCGCGCGACCACGTCGGCGCCACGCTGCGCACCGTCGACCGGCTGCGGGCCGAGCGTGGGCTGGCGCCGGGCTGCTTCGACGTGCGGATCTCCTCGGACCTGGAGGACGAGGAGGGCCGCAAGCTGGGCCTGGGCTCCTCCGGCGCGGTCGTGGTCGCGCTCGTCGCGGCCCTCGACCGGTTCTACCGGCTGGGCCTGACCCCGGTGCAGCGCTTCCAGGTGGCCCTGCTGGCCACCGTGCAGGTCTCGCCGCGCGCCTCTGGCGGAGACCTCGCGGCGAGCACGTTCGGCGGATGGGTCCGCTACACGGCGCCGGACCGCGCCACGCTCGCCCGGGCGCTGCCCCTGGAGCCGGTGTCCGCGCTGCTCGGCTCGGACGCCTGGGAGACCTTCGACGTCCAGCAGCTCCCTGTGCCACCGGACCTGGACCTGCTCGTCGGCTGGACCGGCTCGCCCGCCTCCACCGACCTGCTCGTCGCCGGCGTGCACGGGGTGGACGCGGACGCCGTGGCCCGCCGCGCGGACTTCCTCGCCGCCAGCAGCGACTGCGTGGGTGACCTCGTCGCCGGGCTGCGCTGCGACCCGGCCCGCGCGATGGACGCGGTGCGCCGGGCGCGTCGTCTGCTCCAGGAGCTCGGCCGCGACTCGGGCACGACCATCGAGACCGAACGGCTGCGGGTGCTGTGCGCCGTCGCCGAGCAGCACGGCGCGGCGGCCAAGCCCTCCGGCGCGGGCGGCGGCGACTGCGGGGTCGCACTGGTCCCGGCGGCCGCCTCCTCGGCCGGTATCCTTGCCGGGTGGGAGGCTCACGGCATACGGCACCTCGACCTGTCGGTCTCCCCACCCTCGGAAAGGAGCCCCGGCCCGTGA
- the fni gene encoding type 2 isopentenyl-diphosphate Delta-isomerase: protein MSHDLHRAARKDDHVRLAEEQQLRLPPSEFDDLEFVHHALGGVSTEEVELSVQVHRWRWPTPFYVNGMTGGTDLTGRINRELAVAARETGMPMACGSVSIALDDPDAARGFTVIREENPDGFVMANLGAGRSGEDAVRAVELLGADALQLHLNAVQETAMPEGSRDFSDWRRSVAEVVAASPVPVVVKEVGFGLSRSTLEVLADLGVPVADVSGRGGTDFLSIENARRDLLTGPDYSVLSGFGQSALACLLDAPAHAPVLLASGGVRNPFDVVKALASGARAVGVAGTFLKTVLDGGAEALVPLVHAWAGQTAAILALLGARTPADLGRTDLIVRGRLGEFCRLRGVDLVQLSQRSSAPRPSWSAPSPAHPGNEDRTP from the coding sequence GTGAGCCACGACCTGCACCGCGCCGCGCGCAAGGACGACCACGTCAGGCTCGCCGAGGAGCAGCAGCTGCGGCTCCCACCGTCGGAGTTCGACGACCTCGAGTTCGTCCACCACGCCCTGGGCGGGGTGAGCACCGAGGAGGTCGAGCTGTCCGTGCAGGTGCACCGGTGGCGGTGGCCGACCCCCTTCTACGTCAACGGGATGACCGGCGGGACGGACCTCACCGGGCGGATCAACCGTGAGCTCGCCGTCGCGGCCCGTGAGACCGGTATGCCGATGGCCTGCGGCTCGGTCTCGATCGCCCTGGACGACCCCGACGCCGCCCGCGGCTTCACGGTGATCCGCGAGGAGAACCCGGACGGCTTCGTGATGGCCAACCTGGGGGCGGGCCGCAGCGGCGAGGACGCCGTGCGCGCCGTCGAGCTCCTCGGCGCCGACGCCCTGCAGCTGCATCTCAACGCGGTCCAGGAGACCGCGATGCCGGAGGGCAGCCGCGACTTCTCCGACTGGCGCCGTTCGGTCGCCGAGGTGGTTGCGGCCTCGCCGGTCCCGGTCGTGGTCAAGGAGGTCGGTTTCGGCCTGAGCCGGAGCACCCTGGAGGTGCTGGCGGACCTCGGAGTGCCGGTGGCCGACGTGAGCGGTCGCGGCGGCACCGACTTCCTCAGCATCGAGAACGCACGCCGGGACCTCCTCACCGGCCCCGACTACTCCGTGCTCAGCGGTTTCGGCCAGTCGGCGCTCGCCTGCCTGCTGGACGCGCCCGCGCACGCCCCCGTGCTGCTCGCCTCCGGCGGCGTCCGCAACCCCTTCGACGTGGTCAAGGCGCTCGCGTCGGGCGCCCGGGCGGTCGGTGTGGCCGGGACCTTCCTCAAGACGGTGCTGGACGGCGGGGCCGAGGCGCTCGTGCCGCTCGTGCACGCCTGGGCCGGGCAGACCGCGGCGATCCTGGCGCTCCTGGGCGCGCGCACCCCCGCCGACCTGGGCCGCACCGACCTGATCGTCCGCGGACGGCTGGGGGAGTTCTGCCGCCTGCGCGGCGTCGACCTCGTCCAGCTCAGCCAGCGCTCGTCCGCCCCCCGACCGTCCTGGTCGGCCCCGTCCCCCGCACACCCCGGCAACGAGGACCGCACCCCGTGA
- a CDS encoding hydroxymethylglutaryl-CoA reductase, with the protein MKNVSTPSTLVPTSWVGPIRVSGDAVEGEISVPLATYESPLWPSVGRGARVSRQVEGGIKVVVLGERMTRSVLFSAPDAAVAHAGALAVQSRLGELQDVVAQASRFAQLIEAHPEVVGNLLFVRFAFTTGDASGHNMVTGAADALMERILSWGTGLGYGSISGNYCSDKKATAVNGILGRGRNVVADILLPHDLLASGLRTDARKMVDLVVRKNLVGSTIAGAIRSANAHYANMLLAFYLATGQDAANIVEGSQGITFAEERPEGLYFSCTLPHLIVGTVGNGKHLPHVEHNLARLGCREQRETGANARRLAGLIAATVLCGELSLLAAQTNPGELMAAHHRLERGTPEGTPGGG; encoded by the coding sequence GTGAAGAACGTCTCCACCCCCTCCACCCTCGTCCCGACCAGCTGGGTCGGCCCGATCCGCGTCAGCGGCGACGCCGTGGAGGGGGAGATCTCGGTGCCGCTGGCCACCTACGAGAGCCCGCTGTGGCCCTCGGTCGGCCGCGGCGCCCGCGTCTCCCGGCAGGTGGAGGGTGGCATCAAGGTGGTCGTCCTCGGTGAGCGGATGACGCGCTCGGTGCTCTTCTCCGCGCCCGACGCTGCCGTCGCCCACGCCGGTGCGCTGGCCGTCCAGTCCCGGCTCGGCGAGCTGCAGGACGTGGTCGCGCAGGCCAGCAGGTTCGCCCAGCTGATCGAGGCGCACCCCGAGGTGGTGGGCAACCTGCTCTTCGTCCGCTTCGCGTTCACGACCGGTGACGCGTCCGGCCACAACATGGTGACCGGCGCGGCGGACGCTCTCATGGAGCGGATCCTGTCCTGGGGGACCGGCCTGGGCTACGGGTCGATCTCCGGCAACTACTGCTCGGACAAGAAGGCCACCGCGGTCAACGGCATCCTCGGGCGCGGCCGCAATGTCGTCGCCGACATCCTGCTGCCGCACGACCTGCTGGCCTCCGGGCTGCGCACCGACGCGCGGAAGATGGTCGACCTGGTCGTGCGCAAGAACCTGGTCGGCAGCACGATCGCCGGTGCGATCCGCTCGGCCAACGCGCACTACGCCAACATGCTGCTGGCCTTCTACCTGGCCACCGGCCAGGACGCGGCCAACATCGTGGAGGGCTCCCAGGGCATCACCTTCGCCGAGGAGCGCCCCGAGGGCCTCTACTTCTCCTGCACGCTTCCGCACCTGATCGTCGGGACCGTCGGCAACGGCAAGCACCTGCCGCACGTCGAGCACAACCTGGCCCGGCTCGGCTGCCGCGAGCAGCGCGAGACGGGCGCCAACGCGCGTCGGCTCGCCGGCCTGATCGCCGCGACCGTGCTGTGCGGCGAGCTGTCGCTGCTCGCGGCGCAGACCAACCCGGGCGAGCTGATGGCGGCGCATCACCGGCTCGAGCGCGGCACGCCCGAGGGGACGCCCGGCGGGGGCTGA
- a CDS encoding dodecin gives MSNHVYKVSEVVGSSPDGLEAAVDNAIATTARSVRNLDWFEVTEIRGHLREGAVASWQVAVKVGFRVDE, from the coding sequence ATGAGCAACCACGTCTACAAGGTGTCCGAGGTCGTCGGCAGCTCGCCGGACGGGCTCGAGGCCGCCGTCGACAACGCGATCGCGACCACGGCGAGGTCGGTGCGCAACCTCGACTGGTTCGAGGTGACCGAGATCCGCGGCCACCTTCGCGAGGGCGCCGTCGCCAGCTGGCAGGTGGCCGTCAAGGTCGGCTTCCGCGTCGACGAGTGA
- a CDS encoding phosphoglycerate dehydrogenase, translating into MTKFAIKTMNAISPVGLQRLDRDRFDVGTDIESPRAILLRSADLHSVELPPQLYAVARAGAGTNNIPVDKLAALGIPVFNTPGANANAVKELVIAGMLLAARNLYHAADYTRSLVADQGLSGKELELRVEAGKKKFAGFELPGRTLGVVGLGSIGVLVANAAQSLALKVLGYDPAVTIKNAWQLSPSVEQVTSVEELFSRADMVTLHVPLVEGTRGMVDAARIALMPSGGVVLNFARGGVVDEGAVLAALDSGHLRCYVNDFPTVAGAVHPRVIALPHLGASTGEAEDNCAVMAVDQLSDYLLNGNIRNAVNFPEVVMTRQPGTTRLGMFNENKPNMIGQITAALAEAGLNVAEFTNKAKGEYAYTLVDVEGAVHDELKEQILAIDGIVRARKIDG; encoded by the coding sequence ATGACGAAGTTCGCCATCAAGACGATGAACGCCATCAGCCCGGTGGGCCTGCAGCGCCTCGACCGGGACCGTTTCGACGTGGGCACCGACATCGAGTCGCCCAGGGCGATCCTGCTGCGCTCGGCCGACCTGCACTCCGTCGAGCTGCCCCCCCAGCTCTACGCCGTGGCCCGGGCCGGCGCGGGCACCAACAACATCCCGGTCGACAAGCTGGCCGCCCTGGGCATCCCGGTCTTCAACACCCCCGGCGCCAACGCCAACGCGGTCAAGGAGCTGGTCATCGCCGGCATGCTGCTCGCGGCGCGCAACCTCTACCACGCCGCGGACTACACCCGGTCCCTGGTCGCCGACCAGGGGCTCTCGGGCAAGGAGCTCGAACTCCGGGTCGAGGCCGGCAAGAAGAAGTTCGCCGGCTTCGAGCTGCCCGGCCGCACCCTCGGCGTGGTCGGTCTGGGCTCGATCGGCGTCCTCGTCGCCAACGCCGCGCAGTCGCTGGCGCTGAAGGTCCTGGGCTACGACCCGGCGGTGACGATCAAGAACGCCTGGCAGCTCTCCCCGTCCGTGGAGCAGGTCACCAGCGTCGAGGAACTCTTCTCCCGCGCCGACATGGTCACCCTGCACGTGCCGCTGGTCGAGGGCACCAGGGGCATGGTCGACGCGGCGCGGATCGCCCTCATGCCGTCCGGCGGCGTCGTCCTCAACTTCGCCCGCGGGGGCGTCGTCGACGAGGGCGCGGTGCTGGCGGCCCTGGACTCGGGGCACCTGCGCTGCTACGTCAACGACTTCCCCACCGTCGCCGGGGCGGTGCACCCGCGGGTCATCGCGCTGCCGCACCTGGGCGCCTCCACCGGGGAGGCCGAGGACAACTGCGCGGTGATGGCCGTGGACCAGCTCTCCGACTACCTGCTCAACGGCAACATCCGCAACGCGGTGAACTTCCCGGAGGTCGTGATGACGCGCCAGCCGGGCACCACCCGCCTGGGCATGTTCAACGAGAACAAGCCGAACATGATCGGGCAGATCACCGCCGCCCTGGCCGAGGCCGGGCTCAACGTCGCCGAGTTCACCAACAAGGCCAAGGGCGAGTACGCCTACACCCTCGTCGACGTCGAGGGCGCGGTCCACGACGAGCTCAAGGAGCAGATCCTGGCGATCGACGGCATCGTGCGGGCCCGCAAGATCGACGGCTGA
- the serC gene encoding 3-phosphoserine/phosphohydroxythreonine transaminase → MRVYNFSAGPATMPVEVLERAQSELLDWSGSGMSVMEMSHRSKEFVGIAEAAEARLRSLLGVPEDYAVLFLQGGATGQFAAVPLNLAGPGATAAYVSTGAWSRKAISEAEKYLEVRTVADEAPTNYSTVPAEGSLQVPGDAAYLHYTLNETIGGVEFPYVPDAGDVPLVTDASSTILSRPLDVSRYGVIYAGAQKNLGPAGLTLVIVRKDLLDRARQETPAVLDWTAMAGAGSMLNTPPTLAWYLVGLVLEWVEEQGGLPAMAVRNRDKADLLYRAIDGSGFYSSPVEASARSWMNVPFLVPDPALEKPFLEAAAEAGLSGLGGHRSVGGMRASLYNAMPIEGVQALVDLMTDFEKQNG, encoded by the coding sequence GTGCGCGTCTACAACTTCTCCGCCGGCCCAGCGACCATGCCCGTGGAGGTCCTCGAGCGCGCCCAGTCCGAGCTGCTGGACTGGAGCGGGTCCGGCATGTCGGTGATGGAGATGTCCCACCGCAGCAAGGAGTTCGTCGGGATCGCCGAGGCGGCCGAGGCCCGGCTTCGCTCCCTGCTGGGCGTGCCGGAGGACTACGCCGTGCTCTTCCTCCAGGGGGGCGCGACCGGTCAGTTCGCCGCGGTGCCCCTCAACCTCGCCGGTCCCGGCGCCACCGCCGCCTACGTGAGCACCGGCGCGTGGAGCAGGAAGGCCATCAGCGAGGCCGAGAAGTACCTCGAGGTCCGCACGGTCGCCGACGAGGCCCCGACGAACTACTCCACGGTCCCGGCCGAGGGGTCCCTGCAGGTCCCCGGCGACGCGGCCTACCTGCACTACACGCTCAACGAGACGATCGGTGGCGTGGAGTTCCCGTACGTCCCCGATGCCGGGGACGTGCCGCTGGTCACCGACGCCAGCTCGACGATCCTCTCCCGCCCGCTGGACGTCAGCAGGTATGGCGTGATCTACGCGGGTGCCCAGAAGAACCTCGGTCCTGCGGGCCTGACCCTGGTCATCGTCCGCAAGGACCTGCTGGACCGCGCCCGCCAGGAGACCCCGGCGGTGCTGGACTGGACGGCGATGGCCGGGGCCGGCTCCATGCTCAACACTCCCCCGACGCTGGCCTGGTACCTCGTCGGCCTGGTGCTGGAGTGGGTCGAGGAGCAGGGCGGGCTCCCCGCGATGGCCGTCCGCAACAGGGACAAGGCCGACCTGCTCTACCGGGCGATCGACGGCTCCGGGTTCTACTCCAGCCCGGTGGAGGCGTCGGCCCGCTCGTGGATGAACGTGCCCTTCCTGGTGCCCGACCCGGCGCTGGAGAAACCCTTCCTCGAGGCCGCGGCGGAGGCCGGGCTGTCCGGGCTCGGGGGGCACCGCAGCGTGGGAGGCATGCGCGCCAGCCTCTACAACGCGATGCCGATCGAGGGCGTCCAGGCCCTCGTGGACCTCATGACCGACTTCGAGAAGCAGAACGGCTGA
- a CDS encoding TIGR03936 family radical SAM-associated protein — MAAPRRVPEGPAPDPAVQRLRIRYAKRGRMRFTSTRDFQRALERAVRRAGLPVAFSGGFHPHPKISYANAAPTGAASEAEYVEVALCELVDPSGVAALLDASLPVGLDVVEVVDADDLDGALADRLQGSLWALRFRAGGTDLEGMASAVTALLAAPRVTVTRMMKKGPRELDVREALLDLRQSVDPLPAVPVQEGDVVLLAALLHLTPTVRPDELWAALREVSGLDLSRPVSTRLRQGPVVDGTVAESLDAR, encoded by the coding sequence ATGGCCGCTCCCCGACGCGTCCCCGAGGGACCTGCACCAGACCCGGCCGTGCAGCGGCTGCGCATCCGCTACGCCAAGCGCGGACGGATGCGGTTCACCTCGACCCGGGACTTCCAGCGCGCGCTGGAGCGGGCCGTGAGGCGCGCCGGACTGCCGGTGGCCTTCTCCGGCGGGTTCCACCCGCACCCCAAGATCTCCTACGCCAACGCCGCACCGACCGGCGCCGCGAGCGAGGCGGAGTACGTCGAGGTCGCCCTCTGCGAGCTGGTCGACCCGTCAGGGGTGGCGGCCCTGCTGGACGCCTCCCTGCCCGTGGGGCTGGACGTGGTCGAGGTCGTCGACGCCGACGACCTGGACGGCGCGCTCGCGGACCGGCTGCAGGGCAGCCTCTGGGCGCTGCGGTTCCGGGCCGGGGGCACGGACCTGGAGGGTATGGCGTCCGCCGTCACCGCGCTCCTCGCGGCACCGCGCGTCACGGTCACGCGGATGATGAAGAAGGGGCCACGCGAGCTGGACGTGCGCGAGGCGTTGCTGGACCTGCGCCAGAGCGTCGACCCGCTCCCGGCGGTGCCGGTGCAGGAGGGCGACGTGGTGCTGCTCGCCGCTCTCCTGCACCTGACCCCCACGGTGCGCCCCGACGAGCTCTGGGCCGCGCTGCGGGAGGTTTCCGGGCTCGACCTGTCGCGCCCGGTCAGCACCAGGCTGCGGCAGGGGCCGGTGGTCGACGGCACCGTCGCGGAGAGCCTCGACGCGCGCTGA
- a CDS encoding Rne/Rng family ribonuclease: MSDETDRTTDVEQAPGDDRHDRAVALIAETQALFTAATFPARGSDPQDDQDLAAADDDEDTNDDSDDDSDSDSDSDDTDEDGSADGTAGQSVPSFGVLFQAPDLSDVPRRRSRRATSAVTAPVERQDEDEDDQTHDEGSDDSGEDDGPGSRAGRRRRRGGKGRRGRTSSDQGEDDDDGSQSAGSADAGGKEQTESTDQGETEQEGSGTARRRSRRGRGTGTGQHDDGRSADAKDEASAEDAGTSEDDDSSSTRRRRRRRRSGESGSGERSARDEVTSLKGSTRLEAKRQRRREGREAGRRRTIITEAEFLARRESVERVMVVRGLEDRTQIAVLEDGVPVEHYVSRSAQTTMAGNVYLGRVQNVLPSMEAAFVDIGKGRNAVLYAGEVNWDAAGMSSGQPKRIENALKSGQTVLVQVTKDPIGHKGARLTSQVSLPGRYLVYVPGSSMTGISRKLPDTERARLKKILKEVVPDDVGVIVRTAAEGASEAELRADVERLSSTWERIQKKSGSANAPALLHGEPDMTVRVIRDVFTEDFAKLVVAGDEAWTEVKRYIDDVAPDLADRVEKHTGTQDAFTAYRVHEAIAKAMDRKVWLPSGGSLVIDRTEAMTVVDVNTGKFTGSGGNLEETVTKNNIEAAEEIVRQLRLRDIGGIIVIDFIDMVLESNRDLVVRRLLECLGRDRTKHQVAEVTSLGLVQMTRKRVGSGLIEVFSETCAHCAGRGIIVQTEPAHRHGNGNGGSEDSGGRRGRSKGRSGSSSGGGEGRTAQQPSKPTGPTPAQIAAAAHAAAVQAGEKPVAAETAADPVAGGQAMSTPGTAVEQAVSEQAVSEQAATEQPATKRRAAKRSPARPAAEQPAAEQPAAEQPADERSADQEPAADEPAREPAPVVEAALAPAPKRRRRGRVVAPAGPPTGAPEGGPATGPATDPA; the protein is encoded by the coding sequence GTGTCTGACGAGACGGACCGCACCACCGACGTGGAACAGGCACCGGGCGACGACCGGCACGACCGGGCCGTGGCGCTCATCGCCGAGACCCAGGCCCTGTTCACCGCCGCGACGTTCCCGGCGAGGGGGTCGGACCCCCAGGACGACCAGGACCTCGCCGCCGCCGACGACGACGAAGACACCAACGACGACAGCGACGACGACAGCGACAGCGACAGCGACAGCGACGACACGGACGAGGACGGGTCCGCGGACGGGACGGCCGGTCAGAGCGTGCCGTCCTTCGGTGTCCTCTTCCAGGCGCCTGACCTCAGCGACGTGCCGCGCCGGCGCTCCAGGCGCGCGACGTCGGCCGTGACCGCCCCGGTCGAGCGGCAGGACGAGGACGAGGACGACCAGACCCACGACGAGGGATCCGACGACTCCGGCGAGGACGACGGCCCGGGTTCTCGCGCCGGTCGTCGCCGGCGCCGGGGCGGCAAGGGACGGCGCGGCCGAACCTCTTCCGACCAGGGGGAGGACGACGACGACGGGTCGCAGTCCGCCGGCTCGGCCGACGCCGGCGGGAAGGAGCAGACCGAGAGCACCGACCAGGGGGAGACGGAGCAGGAGGGCAGTGGCACCGCGCGTCGTCGCAGCCGCCGGGGACGGGGCACCGGCACCGGCCAGCACGACGACGGCCGGTCCGCGGACGCGAAGGACGAGGCGAGCGCCGAGGACGCCGGCACCTCGGAGGACGACGACTCCTCCAGCACCCGGAGGCGGCGCCGCCGCCGGCGCAGCGGGGAGTCCGGCTCCGGCGAGCGGTCGGCACGCGACGAGGTGACCTCGCTGAAGGGGTCGACCCGGCTGGAGGCCAAGCGCCAGCGCCGGCGGGAGGGCCGCGAGGCCGGCCGGCGTCGCACGATCATCACCGAGGCGGAGTTCCTCGCGCGGCGCGAGAGCGTCGAGCGCGTCATGGTCGTGCGCGGCCTGGAGGACCGGACCCAGATCGCGGTGCTCGAGGACGGCGTGCCGGTGGAGCACTACGTGTCCCGCTCGGCGCAGACCACGATGGCCGGCAACGTCTACCTCGGGCGGGTGCAGAACGTGCTGCCCAGCATGGAGGCGGCCTTCGTCGACATCGGCAAGGGACGCAACGCCGTCCTCTACGCCGGTGAGGTGAACTGGGACGCGGCCGGCATGTCCTCCGGGCAGCCCAAGCGCATCGAGAACGCCCTGAAGTCCGGTCAGACGGTCCTGGTCCAGGTGACCAAGGACCCGATCGGGCACAAGGGTGCCCGGCTCACCTCGCAGGTCTCGCTGCCGGGGCGCTACCTGGTCTACGTGCCCGGCAGCTCGATGACCGGAATCTCGCGCAAGCTGCCGGACACCGAGCGCGCCCGGCTGAAGAAGATCCTCAAGGAGGTCGTCCCGGACGACGTGGGCGTGATCGTCCGCACGGCCGCCGAGGGCGCCTCGGAGGCCGAGCTTCGCGCCGACGTCGAGCGGCTCTCCTCCACCTGGGAGCGGATCCAGAAGAAGTCCGGGAGCGCCAACGCCCCTGCCCTTCTCCACGGGGAGCCGGACATGACCGTCCGGGTCATCCGTGACGTCTTCACCGAGGACTTCGCCAAGCTCGTGGTCGCCGGCGACGAGGCCTGGACCGAGGTCAAGCGCTACATCGACGACGTCGCCCCCGACCTCGCCGACCGCGTCGAGAAGCACACCGGCACCCAGGACGCCTTCACGGCCTACCGCGTGCACGAGGCGATCGCCAAGGCGATGGACCGCAAGGTGTGGCTGCCCTCCGGCGGCTCCCTGGTCATCGACCGCACCGAGGCGATGACCGTCGTCGACGTCAACACCGGCAAGTTCACCGGCTCCGGGGGCAACCTCGAGGAGACGGTGACCAAGAACAACATCGAGGCGGCCGAGGAGATCGTGCGCCAGCTGCGGCTGCGGGACATCGGCGGCATCATCGTCATCGACTTCATCGACATGGTGCTGGAGAGCAACCGCGACCTCGTCGTGCGTCGGCTCCTGGAGTGCCTGGGCCGGGACCGGACCAAGCACCAGGTGGCCGAGGTGACCTCCCTCGGCCTGGTCCAGATGACCCGCAAGCGGGTCGGCTCCGGTCTCATCGAGGTCTTCTCCGAGACCTGCGCCCACTGCGCCGGCCGGGGGATCATCGTGCAGACCGAGCCGGCGCACCGCCACGGGAACGGCAACGGCGGCTCCGAGGACTCCGGCGGCCGACGCGGCCGCAGCAAGGGCCGGTCCGGCTCGTCCTCCGGCGGCGGCGAGGGCAGGACTGCCCAGCAGCCGTCGAAACCGACCGGACCGACGCCGGCGCAGATCGCGGCCGCGGCGCACGCGGCGGCGGTGCAGGCCGGCGAGAAGCCGGTCGCGGCCGAGACGGCCGCCGACCCGGTGGCCGGGGGGCAGGCCATGTCCACGCCCGGCACTGCGGTCGAGCAGGCTGTCTCCGAGCAGGCTGTCTCCGAGCAGGCTGCGACCGAGCAGCCGGCCACCAAGCGGCGCGCGGCCAAGCGGTCCCCCGCGAGGCCGGCCGCCGAGCAGCCGGCCGCCGAGCAGCCGGCCGCCGAGCAGCCGGCCGACGAGCGTTCCGCTGACCAGGAGCCGGCCGCTGACGAGCCCGCACGTGAGCCCGCCCCGGTGGTGGAGGCCGCACTGGCTCCCGCCCCGAAGCGGCGTCGGCGAGGCCGCGTGGTCGCACCCGCCGGGCCCCCGACCGGGGCCCCCGAGGGCGGGCCGGCGACCGGGCCGGCGACCGACCCCGCCTGA
- the rplU gene encoding 50S ribosomal protein L21, translated as MYAIVRAGGRQEKVSVGDVLTIDKVSAEVAAGDTVEFPALLLVDGSAVTTDADALGKAVVRAEVMGATKGPKIVIQKYKNKTGYKKRQGHRQPLTQVKITAIDA; from the coding sequence GTGTACGCGATCGTCCGTGCTGGCGGCCGCCAGGAGAAGGTCTCCGTCGGCGACGTGCTGACCATCGACAAGGTCTCTGCCGAGGTTGCCGCGGGCGACACCGTCGAGTTCCCTGCCCTGCTCCTGGTGGACGGCTCCGCCGTGACCACCGACGCCGACGCCCTGGGCAAGGCCGTCGTCAGGGCCGAGGTCATGGGTGCGACCAAGGGCCCCAAGATCGTCATCCAGAAGTACAAGAACAAGACCGGGTACAAGAAGCGCCAGGGCCACCGCCAGCCGCTGACCCAGGTCAAGATCACCGCGATCGACGCCTGA